From Skermanella sp. TT6, a single genomic window includes:
- the otsB gene encoding trehalose-phosphatase, whose translation MDDKTTHPMAELPAPSSDWALFLDFDGTLVEIADQPDGVQVAPGLPELLTRLHGALGGAVALVSGRGLDDIDRLLGRLPLAAAGQHGLERRDAEGRRATASIDRPALAEITRGLEEFVAAHPGTRLEPKGMTVALHFRNAPEAEADARAATSALMERFGDGFHVQEGKMVLEVKPKGSTKGTVVEQLLGEPPFAGRTPVFIGDDVTDEDGFRVANAHGGLSIQIGTRLPTDARARIPSVPDLHRWLADMADRLR comes from the coding sequence ATGGACGACAAAACGACGCATCCCATGGCCGAATTGCCCGCTCCGTCGTCCGACTGGGCGCTCTTCCTGGACTTCGACGGCACCCTGGTGGAGATCGCCGACCAGCCCGACGGCGTCCAGGTGGCGCCCGGACTTCCGGAACTCCTGACCCGGCTGCATGGGGCGCTCGGCGGAGCCGTGGCCCTGGTCAGCGGACGCGGTCTCGACGACATCGACCGCCTGCTCGGACGCCTTCCGCTCGCCGCGGCCGGCCAGCACGGGCTGGAACGGCGCGACGCGGAGGGGCGGAGGGCGACCGCGTCGATCGACCGCCCCGCGCTGGCCGAGATCACGAGAGGCCTGGAAGAATTCGTCGCCGCCCATCCGGGCACGCGGCTGGAGCCGAAGGGCATGACCGTGGCGCTGCATTTCCGCAACGCGCCGGAAGCGGAGGCCGACGCCCGTGCGGCGACGTCCGCCCTGATGGAACGCTTCGGCGACGGCTTCCACGTCCAGGAAGGCAAGATGGTCCTGGAGGTGAAGCCGAAGGGATCGACCAAGGGGACGGTGGTCGAACAGCTCCTAGGCGAACCGCCGTTCGCCGGGCGCACCCCGGTCTTCATCGGCGACGACGTGACCGACGAGGACGGCTTCCGCGTGGCCAATGCCCATGGCGGCCTCTCGATCCAGATCGGCACCCGCCTGCCGACCGACGCGCGGGCCCGCATCCCGTCCGTCCCCGACCTTCACCGGTGGCTGGCCGACATGGCCGACCGTCTCCGCTGA
- a CDS encoding universal stress protein, translating to MKSILLCLDGSVYARSVCEHAAWFASRLEASVDLLHVVDIRERAPAGRQDLSGSIGIETLDHLMSEMVDQDHARSRTAQLIGRHLLDEGRSILKEAGVANTTASLRNGAVVDAVQDLSAKADLIVMGKRGEGVDFASGHLGSNLERVVRAVDRPCLVAARAFKPIERVLIAYDEGKSARRAVSFLANSPGFKDLDIHLVLASDRPGDSEVTKALAWAEGELSSAGLKAACRIVQGEPEAVITGTVASDGIDLLVMGAYGHSRIRNLIIGSTTTGMIRDCRIPVLLFR from the coding sequence ATGAAAAGCATCCTGCTCTGCCTGGATGGATCGGTCTATGCCCGCAGCGTCTGCGAGCACGCCGCCTGGTTCGCCAGCCGCCTGGAAGCGTCGGTCGATCTCCTGCACGTGGTGGATATCCGGGAGCGCGCCCCGGCCGGGCGCCAGGACCTCAGCGGCAGCATCGGCATAGAGACCTTGGACCACCTGATGAGCGAGATGGTCGACCAGGACCATGCCCGGTCCCGGACCGCCCAGCTGATCGGCCGGCATCTCCTCGACGAGGGCCGGTCGATCCTGAAAGAGGCCGGCGTCGCGAACACGACGGCCAGCCTGCGCAACGGCGCGGTGGTCGATGCGGTCCAGGACCTGTCGGCCAAGGCCGACCTGATCGTCATGGGCAAGCGCGGCGAAGGCGTCGATTTCGCATCGGGCCATTTGGGGTCGAACCTGGAGCGGGTCGTCCGCGCGGTCGATCGCCCCTGTCTGGTGGCCGCCCGCGCCTTCAAGCCCATCGAACGCGTCCTGATCGCCTATGACGAAGGCAAGAGCGCCCGGCGCGCCGTCAGCTTCCTGGCGAACTCTCCCGGCTTCAAGGATCTGGACATCCACCTGGTCCTCGCCTCCGACCGGCCCGGCGACTCCGAGGTGACCAAGGCGCTCGCCTGGGCCGAGGGGGAACTGTCTTCCGCCGGGCTCAAGGCCGCGTGCCGGATCGTCCAGGGCGAGCCGGAAGCGGTCATCACCGGCACGGTGGCGTCCGACGGCATCGACCTCCTGGTCATGGGCGCCTACGGCCACTCCCGCATCCGCAACCTGATCATCGGCAGCACGACCACCGGGATGATCCGCGACTGCCGGATCCCCGTGCTCCTGTTCCGGTGA
- a CDS encoding DUF4405 domain-containing protein, which produces MIVHRGGFPMFPKAGIPTRDVVTPVTFVAFIVSTITGIMLLLHWKAGLVRFSHEWLSIAFSAVAIWHLARNWRPFTAYLRRNTALAVLSTSLVASIVFTAITGDTSNASPGAVFRALSGATLESAAPAFGMTPSDAVAKLKSANIEVSGGETLGEIGARAGIGPAAVATILATQARR; this is translated from the coding sequence ATGATCGTCCACCGAGGTGGTTTCCCCATGTTCCCAAAAGCTGGAATCCCGACACGGGATGTCGTCACCCCCGTCACGTTCGTCGCTTTCATCGTCTCGACGATCACGGGGATCATGCTTCTGCTCCACTGGAAAGCCGGACTCGTCAGATTCTCTCATGAATGGTTGAGCATCGCATTCTCGGCCGTGGCGATATGGCACCTTGCGAGAAACTGGAGGCCCTTTACCGCGTACCTGAGGCGCAATACGGCTCTCGCCGTTCTATCCACAAGCCTCGTCGCAAGCATCGTCTTTACTGCGATTACGGGCGATACGTCGAATGCGAGTCCCGGTGCCGTATTCCGTGCCCTGTCCGGTGCCACGCTGGAGTCCGCCGCTCCGGCGTTCGGAATGACTCCGAGCGATGCCGTCGCCAAACTGAAGTCCGCGAATATCGAAGTCTCGGGCGGCGAAACCCTGGGCGAGATCGGTGCCCGCGCGGGTATCGGTCCGGCAGCGGTCGCCACGATTCTCGCGACGCAAGCACGTCGATGA
- a CDS encoding DUF3891 family protein, with the protein MLFRKDGDGVIAIGQPSHSWLAGQFVRAWGNDGFARPAPYEEVCLGAELHDIGWLSWETAPTLNHETGRPHEFRELGPAVHTALWTEGVERAEVFGRYPALLVSLHADTIYSSYFDFDKASPDDARLVRDFLEDQHAFQCAALEVLGADPRLAADVAPEAVERNRRLVAATDRMSLEVCWGIEEGGAVIPDVPTVGNDRASLTIRARNGDLADLTVDPWPFASDRVEATCEGRRLRERHADEAGLRAALRNAERAGLHAVLRPR; encoded by the coding sequence ATGCTTTTCCGGAAAGACGGCGACGGCGTGATCGCGATCGGGCAGCCGAGCCATTCCTGGCTGGCCGGCCAGTTCGTGCGGGCCTGGGGCAACGATGGTTTCGCGCGGCCTGCGCCGTACGAGGAAGTCTGCCTCGGCGCGGAACTGCATGACATCGGCTGGCTATCCTGGGAGACCGCGCCGACGCTGAACCATGAGACCGGCAGGCCCCATGAATTCCGGGAACTCGGGCCCGCGGTCCACACTGCGCTGTGGACGGAGGGCGTCGAGCGTGCCGAGGTGTTCGGGCGATATCCGGCGCTGCTCGTCTCGCTGCACGCCGACACGATCTATTCCTCGTACTTCGATTTCGACAAGGCCTCGCCCGACGATGCGCGGCTGGTCCGGGATTTCCTGGAGGATCAGCATGCCTTCCAGTGCGCGGCGCTGGAGGTACTGGGCGCCGACCCGAGGCTGGCGGCCGATGTGGCGCCCGAGGCGGTGGAGCGGAACCGTCGGCTGGTCGCGGCGACCGACCGCATGTCGCTGGAGGTCTGCTGGGGGATCGAGGAGGGCGGAGCCGTCATCCCCGACGTTCCCACGGTCGGAAACGACCGGGCGAGCCTGACCATCCGGGCGCGGAACGGCGATTTGGCCGACCTGACCGTCGATCCCTGGCCGTTCGCGTCCGACCGGGTCGAGGCGACATGCGAGGGCCGGCGCCTTCGGGAGCGCCATGCCGACGAGGCCGGGCTACGCGCCGCCCTGCGCAACGCGGAACGTGCCGGGCTTCACGCCGTTCTGCGGCCGCGATGA
- a CDS encoding CaiB/BaiF CoA transferase family protein, which yields MSAGSLRPLAGITVVTLEHAIAAPFATRQLADLGARVIKVERPGVGDFARGYDERVKGLASHFVWTNRSKESLTLDLKDAEAQDILKRLIREQADVVVQNLAPGAASRLGLSYDALAAEKPGIIVCDISGYGNDGPYRDRKAYDLLIQGEAGFLSVTGTPDTPSKAGASVADIAAGMYAYSSILAALFHRANTGRGRHIDISMLESLVEWMGYPLYYAHDGAPPPARAGASHATIYPYGPFPTGDGRTVLLGLQNEREWVAFCELVLRRPDLAADERFSSNSRRHAARDDLGRIIAEVFSALTAEQVIARLEEARIANGRVNDMADVWDHPQLATRGRWREVGSEQGPIPALLPPGFPGDGDARMDPVPALGQHTDAILAALGYTADRIGRLRAAKVI from the coding sequence ATGAGCGCCGGTTCCCTCCGCCCGCTCGCCGGGATCACGGTCGTCACCCTGGAGCACGCCATCGCCGCCCCCTTCGCGACGCGCCAGCTCGCCGACCTGGGCGCCCGGGTGATCAAGGTGGAGCGGCCGGGCGTCGGGGATTTCGCCCGCGGCTACGACGAGCGGGTCAAGGGTCTTGCGTCGCACTTCGTCTGGACCAACCGATCCAAGGAAAGCCTGACCCTCGACCTCAAGGACGCGGAGGCGCAGGACATCCTGAAGCGCCTGATCCGGGAGCAGGCCGACGTCGTGGTCCAGAACCTGGCCCCCGGGGCGGCATCCCGCCTCGGCCTCTCTTACGATGCCCTGGCCGCGGAGAAGCCCGGCATCATCGTCTGCGACATCTCCGGCTACGGCAACGACGGCCCCTACCGCGACCGCAAGGCCTACGACCTGCTGATCCAGGGCGAGGCGGGGTTCCTCTCGGTCACCGGCACTCCCGACACGCCGTCCAAGGCGGGAGCCTCGGTGGCGGACATCGCCGCCGGGATGTACGCCTATTCCAGCATCCTGGCGGCCCTGTTCCACCGGGCGAACACGGGCCGGGGCCGGCACATCGACATTTCCATGCTGGAGTCGCTGGTGGAGTGGATGGGCTATCCGCTCTACTACGCCCATGACGGCGCACCCCCGCCGGCGCGGGCCGGCGCCAGCCACGCCACCATCTATCCCTACGGCCCGTTCCCCACGGGCGACGGCCGGACCGTCCTGCTGGGATTGCAGAACGAGCGGGAATGGGTAGCATTCTGCGAGCTGGTGCTGCGGCGGCCCGATCTGGCGGCCGACGAGCGCTTCTCCAGCAATTCCCGGCGCCACGCGGCGCGCGACGACCTCGGCCGCATCATCGCCGAGGTATTCTCGGCTCTCACCGCCGAGCAGGTGATCGCCCGGCTGGAGGAGGCCCGCATCGCCAACGGCCGCGTCAACGACATGGCCGACGTCTGGGACCACCCGCAACTGGCCACGCGCGGCCGCTGGCGAGAGGTCGGATCCGAACAGGGCCCCATCCCGGCGCTGCTGCCGCCGGGATTTCCCGGCGACGGCGACGCCCGCATGGATCCGGTCCCGGCGCTCGGCCAGCACACGGACGCCATCCTGGCGGCGCTCGGCTATACCGCCGACCGGATCGGCCGGCTGCGCGCCGCCAAGGTGATCTGA
- the msrA gene encoding peptide-methionine (S)-S-oxide reductase MsrA has translation MKTKFTMPPVGRRLALALGLLLGATAASAAQDTPLAATESVILAGGCFWCVESDFDKVPGVVETVSGYAGGHTPNPTYKMVSAGGTGHLEVVRITYDPAKVSFGQLISYFWRTVNPTDAGGQFCDRGDSYRTAIFVSSPEQRKLAEDSKAGIEKLLGRPVVTPVIPLDPASFTPAEDYHQDFHNTNNLKYSFYRYRCGRDERLADLWGDAAGKWPPAPVPQS, from the coding sequence ATGAAGACGAAGTTCACCATGCCGCCCGTCGGGCGCCGGCTGGCGCTGGCCCTCGGGCTCCTGCTGGGAGCGACCGCCGCGAGCGCCGCCCAGGATACGCCCCTGGCCGCGACGGAAAGCGTCATTCTCGCCGGCGGCTGCTTCTGGTGCGTCGAATCCGACTTCGACAAGGTGCCCGGCGTCGTCGAGACGGTCTCCGGATATGCCGGGGGCCACACGCCGAACCCGACCTATAAGATGGTTTCCGCCGGCGGCACCGGGCATCTGGAGGTGGTCCGCATCACCTACGATCCGGCCAAGGTCAGCTTCGGCCAGCTCATCTCCTATTTCTGGCGGACCGTCAATCCGACCGATGCCGGCGGCCAGTTCTGCGACCGGGGAGACAGCTACCGGACCGCGATCTTCGTCTCCTCTCCGGAACAGCGGAAGTTGGCGGAGGACAGCAAGGCGGGGATCGAAAAGCTGCTCGGCAGGCCGGTGGTGACGCCGGTGATCCCGCTCGACCCGGCCTCCTTCACCCCGGCCGAGGACTATCATCAAGATTTCCACAACACCAACAATCTGAAATACAGCTTCTACAGGTACCGTTGCGGCCGCGACGAGCGATTGGCGGATCTGTGGGGCGACGCCGCCGGCAAATGGCCGCCGGCCCCGGTTCCCCAAAGTTGA
- a CDS encoding SulP family inorganic anion transporter codes for MTPDIARLRSEWFGNVRGDVLAGIVVALALIPEAIAFSIIAGVDPKVGLYASFVIAVTISIVGGRPGMISAATGAMALLMIDLVQDHGLDYLFAATLLTGALQIVVGLLKLGRYMRFVSRSVMTGFVNALAILIFMAQLPEFAGANWQVYAIVAAGLGIIYLLPLVTTAVPSPLVAIVALTAVAILTGADVRTVGDMGELPGTLPTFLIPDVPLNLETLGIILPVAVTLTVVGLLESLLTASIVDDLTDTRSDKHAETRGQGIANIASGLFGGMAGCAMIGQSVINVKSGGRGRLSAFVAGVGLLFLILVLQSWVVQIPMAALVAVMIMVSIGTFNWGSVRQLRTMPVSSSIVMIATTLTTVFTHDLSKGVLAGVLLSALFFARKVAHFVAVESTLAEDGRSRTYKVYGQLFFASADDFIARFDFQESLERVEIDLTGAHLWDYTAVGAIDKVVLRFRREGADVHLIGLNQPSSTLLDRLGVHDKPDAAQQLGGH; via the coding sequence ATGACTCCCGATATTGCCAGACTCCGTTCGGAGTGGTTCGGCAACGTGCGAGGCGACGTGCTCGCCGGCATCGTCGTCGCACTTGCCCTTATTCCCGAAGCGATCGCCTTCTCGATCATCGCGGGCGTCGATCCCAAGGTCGGTCTCTACGCCTCCTTCGTCATCGCGGTCACTATTTCCATCGTCGGCGGACGGCCGGGCATGATCTCGGCCGCCACCGGCGCCATGGCCCTCCTGATGATCGACCTGGTCCAGGATCATGGGCTCGATTACCTGTTCGCCGCCACCCTGCTGACCGGCGCCCTTCAGATCGTCGTCGGGCTGCTGAAACTGGGCCGCTACATGCGGTTCGTCTCGCGCTCGGTCATGACCGGCTTCGTGAACGCGCTGGCGATCCTGATCTTCATGGCGCAGTTGCCGGAATTCGCCGGCGCCAATTGGCAGGTGTACGCCATCGTCGCGGCGGGGCTGGGCATCATCTACCTGCTGCCCCTGGTCACCACCGCGGTGCCGTCGCCCCTGGTCGCGATCGTGGCGCTGACCGCCGTCGCCATCCTGACCGGCGCCGACGTGCGGACGGTCGGCGACATGGGGGAGCTGCCCGGCACGCTCCCAACCTTCCTGATCCCGGACGTCCCGCTGAACCTGGAAACCCTCGGCATCATCCTGCCGGTCGCGGTCACCCTCACCGTCGTGGGTTTGCTGGAATCGCTGCTGACGGCGTCGATCGTCGACGACCTGACCGACACCCGGAGCGACAAGCACGCCGAGACCCGCGGCCAGGGCATCGCCAACATCGCGTCGGGCCTGTTCGGCGGCATGGCGGGCTGCGCCATGATCGGCCAGTCCGTCATCAACGTGAAGTCCGGCGGGCGAGGCCGGCTGTCCGCCTTCGTCGCCGGGGTGGGCCTGCTGTTCCTGATCCTGGTGCTTCAGTCCTGGGTCGTCCAGATCCCCATGGCGGCGCTGGTGGCCGTCATGATCATGGTGTCGATCGGCACCTTCAACTGGGGCTCGGTCCGCCAGCTGCGCACCATGCCGGTCAGTTCCTCGATCGTGATGATCGCCACGACCCTCACCACCGTCTTCACCCACGACCTGTCCAAGGGCGTCCTGGCCGGGGTCCTGCTCAGCGCCCTGTTCTTCGCCCGCAAGGTCGCCCACTTCGTCGCGGTCGAAAGCACCCTGGCGGAGGATGGCCGTTCCCGGACCTACAAGGTCTACGGCCAGCTCTTCTTCGCCTCGGCCGACGATTTCATCGCCCGGTTCGATTTCCAGGAAAGCCTCGAACGCGTCGAAATCGACCTGACCGGCGCCCACCTGTGGGACTACACCGCGGTCGGCGCCATCGACAAGGTCGTGCTGCGGTTCCGCCGGGAAGGCGCCGATGTCCATCTGATCGGGCTGAACCAGCCCAGCAGCACGCTGCTCGACCGCCTGGGCGTCCACGACAAGCCGGATGCAGCGCAGCAGCTCGGCGGTCACTGA
- a CDS encoding glycoside hydrolase family 15 protein — protein MDTLNLALIGNCSFTALLDTRARIVWSCQPRPDGDPVFCSLLNGAPGDDGRTVPDWGFYEIELLGCTGSEQRYLPNTAVVETVLHDGNGSAIEITDFAPRHQHHGRSYRPATIVRLVRTLRGTPRIVIRVRPRFDYGEVAPEITRGSNHIRYVSADKVLRLTTAAPIAYILDETPFVLDEPVTLILGPDEPLRAPIDESGRRLLELTRDYWRQYARSLALPFEWQDAVIRAAITLKICTFEETGAVIAAVTTSIPEAPGTIRNWDYRYCWVRDAYFVIQALNSLGVTITMENYLHYITNIVAGASKGTLQPVYGIAQEMRLVERAASSLAGYRGMGPVRVGNEAYAQIQNDSYGAVILASAQAFFDQRLARPGGIDLFRRLELLGDQAVMLYDKPDAGLWELRTAEHVHTFSSVMCWAACDRLARIACQLRLEERAAHWREHADRIRETVLERAWNPKLNSFVDAYRGGDGFDHGNRESVGKIDASLLLMHELRFIEARDPRFLGTVAAIENTLKRGSMLYRYVAADDFGYPETAFTICTFWYIDALAAIGRKDEARTLFEQMLSHRNHVGLLSEDIDPATGELWGNYPQTYSMVGLINSAMRLSKPWEEAF, from the coding sequence ATGGACACCCTCAACCTGGCCCTGATCGGCAACTGCAGCTTTACCGCCCTGCTCGATACCAGGGCCCGTATCGTCTGGTCCTGCCAGCCGCGCCCGGACGGCGATCCGGTCTTCTGCAGCCTTCTGAACGGCGCGCCGGGTGATGACGGGCGCACAGTCCCCGATTGGGGATTCTACGAGATCGAGTTGCTGGGCTGCACCGGCTCGGAACAACGCTACCTGCCCAACACGGCCGTGGTGGAAACCGTCCTCCACGACGGCAACGGATCCGCGATCGAGATCACCGACTTCGCGCCGCGCCACCAGCACCACGGCAGGTCGTACCGGCCGGCCACGATCGTCCGCCTGGTCCGGACGCTGCGCGGAACGCCGCGCATCGTGATCCGGGTCCGTCCGCGGTTCGACTATGGCGAGGTGGCGCCCGAGATCACCCGCGGCAGCAACCATATCCGCTACGTCTCGGCGGACAAGGTGCTCCGGCTGACCACCGCGGCACCGATCGCCTACATCCTGGACGAGACCCCGTTCGTGCTGGACGAGCCGGTCACCCTGATCCTCGGCCCCGACGAGCCCCTGCGCGCGCCGATCGACGAGAGCGGGCGCCGGCTGCTCGAGCTGACGCGGGACTATTGGCGGCAATATGCCCGATCGCTGGCGCTGCCGTTCGAGTGGCAGGACGCGGTGATCCGCGCCGCCATCACCCTGAAGATCTGCACCTTCGAGGAGACCGGCGCGGTCATCGCGGCGGTCACCACCTCGATCCCGGAGGCGCCGGGCACGATACGCAACTGGGACTACCGGTATTGCTGGGTCCGGGACGCCTATTTCGTCATCCAGGCGCTCAACAGCCTGGGCGTGACCATCACCATGGAGAACTATCTCCACTACATCACCAACATCGTGGCCGGGGCCTCCAAGGGCACGCTCCAGCCGGTCTACGGCATCGCGCAGGAGATGCGGCTGGTCGAGCGCGCGGCGTCGAGCCTCGCGGGATACCGCGGCATGGGGCCGGTCCGCGTCGGCAACGAGGCCTATGCGCAGATCCAGAACGACAGCTACGGCGCCGTGATCCTGGCCTCCGCCCAGGCCTTCTTCGACCAGCGGCTGGCCAGGCCGGGGGGCATCGACCTGTTCCGGCGGCTGGAACTGCTGGGCGACCAGGCGGTCATGCTTTACGACAAGCCGGACGCCGGCCTGTGGGAGCTGCGGACCGCCGAGCACGTCCATACCTTCTCCTCGGTGATGTGCTGGGCCGCCTGCGACCGGCTGGCCCGGATCGCCTGCCAGCTCCGCCTCGAGGAACGCGCGGCCCACTGGCGCGAGCATGCCGACAGGATTCGGGAAACCGTGCTTGAGCGGGCCTGGAATCCGAAGCTGAACAGCTTCGTGGATGCCTACCGCGGCGGCGACGGTTTCGACCATGGCAACCGCGAAAGCGTCGGGAAGATCGACGCCAGTCTGCTGCTGATGCACGAATTGCGCTTCATCGAGGCGCGCGATCCCCGGTTCCTCGGCACCGTGGCGGCGATCGAGAACACGCTCAAGCGGGGTAGCATGCTCTACCGGTACGTGGCCGCGGATGATTTCGGCTATCCTGAGACGGCTTTCACCATCTGCACCTTCTGGTATATCGACGCCCTCGCGGCGATCGGCCGGAAGGATGAGGCTCGGACCCTGTTCGAGCAGATGCTGTCCCACCGCAACCATGTGGGACTGCTGTCGGAGGACATCGACCCGGCCACCGGCGAGCTCTGGGGCAACTATCCCCAGACCTATTCGATGGTCGGCCTGATCAACTCGGCCATGCGGCTGAGCAAACCCTGGGAGGAAGCGTTTTGA
- a CDS encoding superoxide dismutase family protein, whose translation MISSFRKSAVFAAALAASALALPAAAQQQTTPPNPTTPALGTATLNNAEGQAIGTVAFVETPNGVLIQARINPGSGLASGMHGFHIHENGTCEPPNFQSAGGHFNPDNHEHGFLSPRGVHAGDLPNIWVASDGAAQADFMTDAVTFRGGSNSLVKPGGTSILIHGSPDDYTTNPAGSSGDRVACGVITQTASR comes from the coding sequence ATGATCAGCAGCTTCCGCAAATCCGCCGTCTTCGCCGCCGCGCTGGCTGCATCGGCACTGGCCCTTCCCGCGGCGGCCCAGCAGCAGACGACGCCCCCGAACCCGACCACTCCCGCCCTCGGCACGGCGACGCTCAACAACGCCGAGGGCCAGGCGATCGGGACGGTCGCCTTCGTCGAGACACCCAACGGCGTGCTGATCCAGGCGCGGATCAATCCCGGCAGCGGCCTCGCTTCGGGAATGCACGGTTTCCATATCCATGAGAACGGGACCTGCGAACCGCCGAACTTCCAGTCCGCCGGCGGTCACTTCAACCCGGACAACCACGAGCACGGCTTCCTGTCCCCGCGCGGCGTCCATGCCGGCGACCTGCCCAATATCTGGGTCGCATCGGACGGGGCCGCCCAGGCCGACTTCATGACCGACGCGGTGACGTTCCGCGGAGGATCGAACAGCCTGGTCAAGCCGGGCGGCACCTCGATCCTCATCCATGGGTCGCCGGACGACTATACGACCAATCCGGCGGGTAGTTCCGGCGATCGGGTCGCCTGCGGCGTCATCACCCAGACGGCTTCCCGCTAG
- a CDS encoding extracellular solute-binding protein, producing MARLGTSLVVLVSWLLTLPAGIAVLAADDPPRHGLAMYGEPKYPPGFDRFDYVNPDAPKGGSVVLSALGGFDTLNPFTIRGVAAAGIANTFDTLMVESLDEPFTQYPLVAESVELPADRAWVAFTLRPEARFHDGQPIGVEDVIFTFDTLREAHPFYRAYYANVAKVERTGERTVRFTFAPGDNRELPLILGQLPVLPKHYWQDRTFDRTTLDPPLGSGPYGIARVDAGRSITYERVPDYWGKDLAVNVGRFNFGTLRYDYYLDPTVALQAFNGGLVDFRVENVAKNWATAYDRRAVEAGRITMEEIEVETPAGMQGFVFNTRRPVFADPRVRYAIAHAFDFEWANSVLFYGAYQRADSYFENSDLEAEGLPGEAELKILEPLRGKVPDEVFTERYNPPSAGSRTAVRENLLKGRELLEEAGWVIRDGRRVDAETGRPLEFTILLNSPSLERVALPFIGNLRRLGIDARVRTVDTAQYQNRISDFDFDMTTAVWGQSLSPGNEQRDFWTSAAADRPGSRNYAGIRSEAVDQLVDLLIAADTREDLRARAAALDRVLLWGHYVIPHWYAGVARVAYWDKLEHPRDPPPYGIAFDAWWVKGASAGR from the coding sequence ATGGCTAGGCTTGGTACATCGCTAGTCGTCCTCGTTTCATGGCTGCTGACGCTTCCGGCGGGGATCGCGGTGCTCGCGGCGGACGATCCGCCGCGGCATGGCCTGGCCATGTACGGGGAGCCGAAATATCCTCCGGGTTTCGACCGCTTCGACTATGTCAACCCGGATGCTCCGAAGGGCGGTTCCGTGGTGCTGTCGGCGCTCGGCGGGTTCGACACGCTCAATCCCTTCACGATCCGGGGAGTGGCGGCGGCCGGCATCGCCAATACCTTCGACACGCTGATGGTGGAGTCGCTGGACGAGCCGTTCACCCAGTATCCGCTCGTCGCCGAAAGCGTCGAACTGCCGGCGGACCGCGCCTGGGTCGCCTTCACCCTGCGGCCCGAGGCCCGGTTCCACGACGGCCAGCCGATCGGGGTGGAGGACGTCATCTTCACCTTCGACACGCTGCGCGAGGCACATCCGTTCTACCGGGCCTACTATGCCAATGTCGCGAAGGTCGAGCGGACGGGGGAGCGCACGGTCAGGTTCACCTTCGCGCCGGGCGACAACCGCGAACTGCCCCTGATCCTGGGGCAGCTTCCGGTCCTGCCGAAGCATTACTGGCAGGACCGGACCTTCGACCGGACGACGCTGGATCCGCCGCTCGGCAGCGGCCCCTACGGGATCGCGCGCGTCGACGCCGGCCGCTCGATCACCTACGAGCGGGTCCCGGACTATTGGGGCAAGGACCTGGCGGTCAATGTCGGCCGGTTCAACTTCGGCACCCTGCGTTACGATTATTATCTCGACCCGACGGTGGCGCTCCAGGCCTTCAACGGCGGGCTGGTGGATTTCCGGGTCGAGAACGTCGCGAAGAACTGGGCGACCGCCTATGACAGGCGGGCGGTCGAGGCCGGCAGGATCACGATGGAGGAAATCGAGGTCGAGACGCCGGCAGGCATGCAGGGCTTCGTGTTCAACACGCGCCGGCCCGTCTTCGCCGATCCCCGGGTGCGCTACGCGATCGCCCACGCCTTCGACTTCGAGTGGGCGAATTCGGTGCTGTTCTACGGCGCCTATCAACGCGCCGACAGCTACTTCGAGAACTCCGACCTGGAGGCGGAGGGCCTGCCCGGCGAGGCGGAGCTGAAGATCCTGGAGCCCCTGCGCGGAAAGGTCCCGGACGAGGTCTTCACGGAACGCTACAACCCGCCGTCCGCCGGAAGCCGGACCGCCGTGCGCGAGAACCTGCTGAAGGGCCGCGAACTTCTGGAGGAGGCCGGCTGGGTGATCCGGGACGGCCGCCGGGTCGATGCGGAGACCGGACGGCCGCTGGAGTTCACGATTCTTCTCAACAGCCCGTCGCTGGAACGGGTGGCGCTGCCGTTCATCGGGAACCTGCGCCGGCTGGGGATCGACGCCCGCGTGCGGACCGTGGACACCGCCCAGTATCAGAACCGGATCAGCGACTTCGATTTCGACATGACCACGGCCGTCTGGGGACAGTCTCTGTCGCCCGGCAACGAGCAGCGCGACTTCTGGACATCGGCCGCGGCCGACCGGCCGGGCAGCCGCAACTATGCGGGTATCCGCAGCGAGGCGGTGGACCAGTTGGTCGACCTGCTGATCGCCGCCGATACCCGCGAGGACCTGCGCGCCCGCGCCGCGGCGCTGGACCGGGTGCTGCTGTGGGGGCATTACGTCATCCCGCACTGGTATGCCGGCGTGGCCCGGGTCGCCTACTGGGACAAGCTGGAGCATCCCCGGGATCCGCCGCCCTACGGCATCGCGTTCGACGCCTGGTGGGTGAAGGGCGCTTCCGCGGGCCGGTGA